From one Ignavibacteria bacterium genomic stretch:
- the ccsA gene encoding cytochrome c biogenesis protein CcsA has product MKFAIMMGATILGVWLGIGWWKRGANGGYPGWWKTLCIVTITVTLVLGIWPPTAGTVTDAVTASRMDSEIVVPVLLRPADGGLWADARDSRVIIQVDNIVSDTHSGYQTAVVEVRRLTDTHFRGVRTVATDPVLTMPYITGLAERARIIFFHVPMSWVATVAYLVAMIFGIRYLRTRNLDYDHASMSMIAVATLYGILATITGAVWARFNWGMFWNWDPKQTAIFLVLLIYGAYFLLRSSVQDPHQRARLSGAYSILGFVAVPFLFFILPRMMPGLHPGSSDDTGAGPLLSAKSDAINVTKQWVFGLALFSFTLLFFWLSNVRFRIAKLLHTSSSVHP; this is encoded by the coding sequence GATTCTTGGAGTTTGGTTAGGCATTGGCTGGTGGAAACGTGGTGCAAACGGTGGTTATCCGGGTTGGTGGAAGACACTGTGTATTGTTACGATCACTGTTACGCTTGTTCTGGGTATATGGCCGCCAACGGCAGGTACGGTTACTGATGCCGTAACCGCTTCCCGAATGGATTCAGAAATTGTTGTTCCGGTATTACTGCGTCCGGCCGACGGTGGGTTATGGGCTGACGCACGGGATTCTCGTGTCATAATCCAGGTTGATAACATTGTATCGGATACCCATAGCGGATATCAGACAGCCGTTGTTGAGGTACGCCGGCTGACTGACACCCATTTTCGCGGTGTCCGAACTGTGGCTACCGATCCGGTGCTGACCATGCCGTACATAACCGGTTTGGCAGAACGCGCACGGATTATTTTCTTCCATGTACCAATGAGCTGGGTTGCTACCGTGGCATACCTTGTGGCAATGATTTTTGGCATCAGGTACCTTCGGACCAGAAACCTGGATTACGATCACGCTTCCATGTCCATGATAGCCGTGGCTACTCTGTATGGAATCCTTGCTACCATAACCGGTGCTGTATGGGCACGATTTAACTGGGGGATGTTTTGGAACTGGGACCCGAAGCAAACAGCAATATTCCTGGTGCTGCTGATTTATGGTGCGTATTTCTTGCTGCGCAGTTCAGTGCAGGATCCGCATCAACGTGCCCGACTGAGTGGGGCGTACAGTATCCTTGGTTTTGTTGCTGTTCCGTTCCTGTTTTTTATCCTGCCACGGATGATGCCGGGTCTTCATCCGGGCAGCTCGGATGATACCGGCGCCGGCCCGCTGCTTTCAGCAAAGAGTGATGCGATCAACGTTACAAAACAGTGGGTTTTCGGACTTGCGTTGTTTTCGTTTACACTTCTTTTCTTCTGGCTATCCAATGTCCGGTTCAGAATAGCCAAGCTATTGCACACTTCTTCGTCAGTACACCCATGA